A DNA window from Brenneria izadpanahii contains the following coding sequences:
- a CDS encoding DEAD/DEAH box helicase, with amino-acid sequence MTTRQYAQKSIFDLEVIFERSRNNASELERLLNELTFRNTAKARTLTTKIEQALTALSGRSVVSMSGSSPSARHPGSASTQSSQVVPRDAPATVVQLRPKATLDPVMRQQFGNDQIDPGPLPSFSPSGKANDARAILAAWTALEALSPQGYKRPEDMATGDRSRVALLERGVPWGPNARSKPNHRLYFEVVLGAIALDKATDELVKVFGEDEERSRPDGKKAAIGSILIDKEGYVLEDNGVAVSSFAWALKPALDLKLGSLGAWPKVELRIIERLDRMVRRHNEDGEPIPIDLDAVLNAHRWLVSQFGVPEHLVEPPTFVLKVFHHFKAKAPPEPSLLNSFYLEDLGEAAELIEAGKAGTGLRRYMGIGRPDQKIDVLSPVSAVEPFVAPSLMPQARWPSQGGHPLVLLQQAAVNAARAELIDAPGIIGVNGPPGTGKTTLLRDIVVGCILDRATAMSGFNKPQDAFSTTGEKLAFGSNAFLHFYRLHESLKGHEIVVASSNNKAVENVSKELPLKEANGRHEQIAYFRSISDLIANPKRAGYFEAEGDTLSDPIETWGLIAAALGKSSNRGAFQQGFWWNEDGGFLTYLKAARGMNVMREIKDERTGAIIDRVMPSVVVNERPSTNEADAAAAWRKARTAFLKLKETVDAEITSIEGMRRNIRALKGATTELQRLKQLRPNLDEVVEQARQIDESCHREQEKAKSQVERDKTLLDSHLAGRPGFFSRLFGTAAWKSWRSTLQKLSATLQQSALRAQVADGALELARTEWSNAQSQLQQLDHEISSRWQAVSELKATAAQARNRMGDRVVDELFFEREHEAIHLTAPWLPDEVHRLREDLFAAALAVHKAFIDASASRLQHNLGLLMSGMVAGAFQSPAHRGLLPDLWSSLFMVVPTVSTTFASVRTMFGDLPPESIGWLLVDEAGQAVPQAAVGAIMRAKRSIVVGDPLQIPPVVSLPEKLNAEICKFFDIDQIEWSAPAASTQTLADQASRFKSTFVTDVGDREVGLPLLVHRRCQNPMFDVSNSIAYAGQMVHAVGPKRPGPIGSALGRSRWIDVNGDAETKWCPDEGDAVVRMLKELAVSGITNPDVFIITPFKIVEQKMRRRLDSETDLLRAFGVKLDEWSRDRVGTIHTFQGREADTVILLLGAPKASQQRARQWAASPPNIINVAVSRAKQNLYVVGSAAAWAGAGTSLQVLQRQLAQSA; translated from the coding sequence ACAAGGCAGTATGCGCAAAAATCAATCTTCGATCTGGAAGTAATCTTCGAGCGGTCGCGCAACAACGCTAGTGAACTTGAACGGCTGTTGAACGAGCTGACCTTTCGCAACACTGCCAAGGCGCGGACGCTGACGACTAAAATCGAGCAAGCCCTAACCGCACTTAGCGGTCGCAGCGTGGTCTCCATGTCGGGTTCCAGTCCATCAGCGCGTCATCCTGGTTCGGCGTCCACGCAATCTTCCCAAGTTGTGCCCCGCGATGCGCCCGCAACGGTAGTGCAACTGCGACCGAAGGCTACTCTAGACCCTGTCATGCGACAGCAATTCGGCAACGACCAGATCGACCCAGGTCCGCTCCCGTCTTTCTCTCCGTCAGGTAAGGCGAATGATGCGCGCGCGATACTGGCAGCATGGACAGCCCTCGAAGCACTGTCGCCTCAAGGCTATAAGCGCCCAGAAGATATGGCAACCGGCGACCGCTCCAGGGTTGCCCTATTAGAGCGAGGCGTTCCATGGGGACCAAATGCCCGCAGTAAGCCCAACCATAGGCTTTATTTCGAAGTCGTCCTCGGCGCCATCGCTCTCGACAAGGCGACGGACGAACTGGTCAAGGTCTTTGGCGAGGACGAGGAGCGTTCACGCCCGGACGGCAAAAAAGCGGCCATCGGCTCGATCCTGATCGACAAGGAAGGCTATGTGCTTGAGGACAACGGCGTCGCCGTTTCCAGTTTTGCCTGGGCGCTCAAGCCGGCACTCGATCTGAAGCTCGGGAGCTTAGGGGCTTGGCCGAAAGTAGAGCTGCGCATTATCGAGCGTCTGGATCGGATGGTTCGCCGCCACAACGAGGATGGAGAACCCATACCGATCGATCTGGATGCCGTTCTTAACGCTCATAGATGGCTTGTGTCGCAGTTTGGTGTGCCCGAGCATTTGGTTGAACCACCCACATTCGTACTCAAGGTGTTTCATCATTTCAAGGCCAAGGCGCCTCCTGAGCCTTCGTTGCTGAATTCCTTCTATCTTGAAGATCTCGGCGAAGCAGCGGAATTGATCGAGGCGGGCAAAGCCGGAACCGGTTTGCGGCGCTACATGGGAATTGGCAGGCCTGACCAGAAAATCGACGTGCTGTCGCCCGTTTCCGCAGTCGAGCCGTTCGTCGCACCGTCGCTCATGCCGCAGGCTCGTTGGCCTTCGCAAGGCGGCCATCCATTGGTGTTGCTTCAACAGGCCGCCGTGAATGCAGCGCGTGCTGAGCTGATTGATGCTCCGGGTATCATCGGCGTCAATGGGCCGCCGGGAACCGGAAAGACCACTCTTCTCCGGGATATCGTCGTTGGTTGCATTCTTGATCGGGCCACTGCGATGTCCGGCTTCAACAAACCGCAGGATGCCTTTTCCACAACAGGCGAGAAGCTGGCATTCGGCTCCAATGCCTTCCTGCACTTCTACAGGTTACATGAATCCTTGAAGGGTCATGAGATCGTCGTAGCGTCCTCCAATAACAAAGCGGTCGAAAACGTCAGCAAAGAGCTTCCCCTCAAGGAAGCCAATGGTCGCCATGAACAGATCGCCTACTTCCGGTCCATCAGCGACCTGATCGCGAACCCCAAACGCGCCGGCTATTTCGAAGCCGAGGGCGACACCCTCTCCGATCCTATCGAAACCTGGGGATTGATCGCCGCCGCGCTCGGCAAGAGCAGCAACCGAGGCGCGTTCCAGCAGGGTTTCTGGTGGAATGAGGACGGCGGTTTTCTTACCTACCTGAAAGCAGCTCGCGGCATGAACGTCATGCGTGAGATCAAGGACGAACGAACTGGCGCAATCATTGATCGCGTGATGCCCAGCGTGGTCGTCAATGAGCGGCCCAGCACCAACGAAGCGGACGCTGCTGCGGCTTGGCGGAAAGCGCGAACCGCATTCCTTAAACTCAAGGAGACGGTGGACGCCGAAATCACCAGCATCGAAGGGATGCGCCGGAATATCCGGGCGCTTAAGGGGGCGACCACCGAACTTCAAAGGCTGAAACAGCTTCGTCCGAACCTGGATGAAGTCGTCGAACAGGCACGCCAGATTGATGAATCCTGCCATCGGGAGCAGGAGAAGGCAAAGTCACAGGTCGAGCGGGACAAGACCTTGCTCGATAGCCATCTTGCTGGCCGTCCGGGTTTCTTCTCCCGCTTGTTCGGGACTGCGGCCTGGAAATCGTGGAGATCGACACTGCAGAAGCTCTCGGCAACCTTGCAGCAATCAGCCCTACGGGCGCAGGTTGCGGACGGCGCCCTGGAGCTTGCAAGGACTGAGTGGAGCAATGCTCAGTCCCAGTTACAGCAACTCGACCATGAAATTTCCAGCAGATGGCAGGCAGTCTCGGAATTGAAGGCGACCGCGGCGCAGGCACGAAACCGCATGGGCGACAGAGTCGTTGACGAGCTATTCTTCGAGCGCGAGCACGAGGCTATCCACCTGACGGCGCCATGGCTTCCCGATGAGGTTCATCGCCTGCGTGAGGATCTGTTCGCCGCCGCCTTGGCGGTGCATAAAGCGTTCATCGATGCTTCGGCCAGCCGCTTGCAACACAATCTTGGGCTATTGATGTCGGGCATGGTGGCTGGCGCCTTCCAGTCTCCCGCTCACCGTGGACTTCTCCCCGATCTTTGGTCGAGCCTTTTCATGGTGGTGCCGACTGTGTCCACGACGTTCGCCTCTGTCCGGACGATGTTCGGGGATCTGCCACCAGAGAGTATTGGCTGGCTTCTGGTCGATGAAGCGGGCCAGGCCGTTCCTCAGGCGGCAGTTGGAGCGATCATGCGGGCAAAGCGCTCCATCGTGGTGGGTGACCCGTTGCAGATCCCACCTGTGGTTTCGCTTCCCGAGAAGCTGAACGCCGAAATCTGCAAGTTCTTCGACATTGACCAGATCGAATGGTCTGCCCCCGCTGCATCTACGCAGACCCTTGCGGATCAGGCATCGCGCTTCAAATCCACCTTCGTCACGGACGTAGGTGATCGAGAGGTCGGGCTGCCACTCCTCGTTCACAGGCGCTGCCAGAACCCAATGTTCGATGTCTCTAACTCCATCGCCTATGCCGGGCAGATGGTCCATGCTGTCGGGCCTAAAAGGCCTGGGCCTATCGGCTCGGCGTTGGGGCGATCTCGCTGGATCGACGTCAATGGCGATGCCGAGACGAAGTGGTGCCCCGACGAGGGCGACGCGGTTGTACGAATGCTCAAAGAGCTGGCTGTATCGGGCATTACAAATCCGGACGTCTTTATCATC